From a single Theropithecus gelada isolate Dixy chromosome 10, Tgel_1.0, whole genome shotgun sequence genomic region:
- the APOBEC3H gene encoding DNA dC->dU-editing enzyme APOBEC-3H isoform X2 translates to MALLTAETFSLQFNNKRHVNKRGVNKPYYPRKALLCYQLMPQNGSTPTRGHLKNKKKEHAEIRFINKIKSMGLDETQCYQVTCYLTWSPCPSCAGKLVDFIKAHHHLNLRIFASRLYYHWRPNYQEGLLLLCGSQVPVEVMGLPEFTDCWENFVDHEEPPSFNPSEKLEELDKNSRAIKRRLERIKSRSVDVLENGLRSLQLGPVTPSSSTHNSR, encoded by the exons ATGGCTCTGCTAACAGCCGAAACATTCAGCTTACAGTTTAACAACAAGCGCCATGTCAACAAGCGCGGTGTCAACAAGCCTTACTACCCGAGGAAGGCCCTCTTGTGTTACCAGCTGATGCCGCAGAATGGCTCCACGCCTACCAGAGGCCACTTAAAAAACAAG AAAAAGGAGCATGCAGAAATTCGCTTTATTAACAAGATCAAGTCCATGGGGCTGGACGAAACCCAGTGCTACCAAGTCACCTGTTACCTCACGTGGAGCCCCTGCCCCTCCTGTGCCGGGAAGCTGGTTGACTTCATCAAGGCTCACCACCATCTGAACCTGCGCATCTTCGCCTCCCGCCTGTACTACCACTGGCGCCCGAACTATCAGGAGGGGCTGCTGCTTCTGTGTGGATCCCAGGTCCCAGTGGAGGTCATGGGCCTCCCAG AGTTTACTGACTGCTGGGAAAACTTTGTGGACCACGAGGAACCGCCTTCCTTCAACCCCTCTGAGAAGTTAGAGGAGCTAGATAAAAACAGCCGAGCCATAAAGCGACGGCTTGAAAGGATAAAG TCCCGGAGTGTGGATGTTTTAGAGAATGGCTTAAGAAGTTTGCAGCTTGGACCCGTAACCCCCTCATCGTCAACACACAACTCAAGATGA
- the APOBEC3H gene encoding DNA dC->dU-editing enzyme APOBEC-3H isoform X1 produces the protein MALLTAETFSLQFNNKRHVNKRGVNKPYYPRKALLCYQLMPQNGSTPTRGHLKNKKKEHAEIRFINKIKSMGLDETQCYQVTCYLTWSPCPSCAGKLVDFIKAHHHLNLRIFASRLYYHWRPNYQEGLLLLCGSQVPVEVMGLPEFTDCWENFVDHEEPPSFNPSEKLEELDKNSRAIKRRLERIKQSRSVDVLENGLRSLQLGPVTPSSSTHNSR, from the exons ATGGCTCTGCTAACAGCCGAAACATTCAGCTTACAGTTTAACAACAAGCGCCATGTCAACAAGCGCGGTGTCAACAAGCCTTACTACCCGAGGAAGGCCCTCTTGTGTTACCAGCTGATGCCGCAGAATGGCTCCACGCCTACCAGAGGCCACTTAAAAAACAAG AAAAAGGAGCATGCAGAAATTCGCTTTATTAACAAGATCAAGTCCATGGGGCTGGACGAAACCCAGTGCTACCAAGTCACCTGTTACCTCACGTGGAGCCCCTGCCCCTCCTGTGCCGGGAAGCTGGTTGACTTCATCAAGGCTCACCACCATCTGAACCTGCGCATCTTCGCCTCCCGCCTGTACTACCACTGGCGCCCGAACTATCAGGAGGGGCTGCTGCTTCTGTGTGGATCCCAGGTCCCAGTGGAGGTCATGGGCCTCCCAG AGTTTACTGACTGCTGGGAAAACTTTGTGGACCACGAGGAACCGCCTTCCTTCAACCCCTCTGAGAAGTTAGAGGAGCTAGATAAAAACAGCCGAGCCATAAAGCGACGGCTTGAAAGGATAAAG CAGTCCCGGAGTGTGGATGTTTTAGAGAATGGCTTAAGAAGTTTGCAGCTTGGACCCGTAACCCCCTCATCGTCAACACACAACTCAAGATGA
- the APOBEC3H gene encoding DNA dC->dU-editing enzyme APOBEC-3H isoform X3, protein MALLTAETFSLQFNNKRHVNKRGVNKPYYPRKALLCYQLMPQNGSTPTRGHLKNKKKEHAEIRFINKIKSMGLDETQCYQVTCYLTWSPCPSCAGKLVDFIKAHHHLNLRIFASRLYYHWRPNYQEGLLLLCGSQVPVEVMGLPEFTDCWENFVDHEEPPSFNPSEKLEELDKNSRAIKRRLERIKIPGVHVQGCYMDILCDAEV, encoded by the exons ATGGCTCTGCTAACAGCCGAAACATTCAGCTTACAGTTTAACAACAAGCGCCATGTCAACAAGCGCGGTGTCAACAAGCCTTACTACCCGAGGAAGGCCCTCTTGTGTTACCAGCTGATGCCGCAGAATGGCTCCACGCCTACCAGAGGCCACTTAAAAAACAAG AAAAAGGAGCATGCAGAAATTCGCTTTATTAACAAGATCAAGTCCATGGGGCTGGACGAAACCCAGTGCTACCAAGTCACCTGTTACCTCACGTGGAGCCCCTGCCCCTCCTGTGCCGGGAAGCTGGTTGACTTCATCAAGGCTCACCACCATCTGAACCTGCGCATCTTCGCCTCCCGCCTGTACTACCACTGGCGCCCGAACTATCAGGAGGGGCTGCTGCTTCTGTGTGGATCCCAGGTCCCAGTGGAGGTCATGGGCCTCCCAG AGTTTACTGACTGCTGGGAAAACTTTGTGGACCACGAGGAACCGCCTTCCTTCAACCCCTCTGAGAAGTTAGAGGAGCTAGATAAAAACAGCCGAGCCATAAAGCGACGGCTTGAAAGGATAAAG Attccaggggtacatgtgcagggttgttacatggatatattgtgtgatgctgaggtttga
- the APOBEC3H gene encoding DNA dC->dU-editing enzyme APOBEC-3H isoform X4 yields the protein MALLTAETFSLQFNNKRHVNKRGVNKPYYPRKALLCYQLMPQNGSTPTRGHLKNKKKEHAEIRFINKIKSMGLDETQCYQVTCYLTWSPCPSCAGKLVDFIKAHHHLNLRIFASRLYYHWRPNYQEGLLLLCGSQVPVEVMGLPDSRGTCAGLLHGYIV from the exons ATGGCTCTGCTAACAGCCGAAACATTCAGCTTACAGTTTAACAACAAGCGCCATGTCAACAAGCGCGGTGTCAACAAGCCTTACTACCCGAGGAAGGCCCTCTTGTGTTACCAGCTGATGCCGCAGAATGGCTCCACGCCTACCAGAGGCCACTTAAAAAACAAG AAAAAGGAGCATGCAGAAATTCGCTTTATTAACAAGATCAAGTCCATGGGGCTGGACGAAACCCAGTGCTACCAAGTCACCTGTTACCTCACGTGGAGCCCCTGCCCCTCCTGTGCCGGGAAGCTGGTTGACTTCATCAAGGCTCACCACCATCTGAACCTGCGCATCTTCGCCTCCCGCCTGTACTACCACTGGCGCCCGAACTATCAGGAGGGGCTGCTGCTTCTGTGTGGATCCCAGGTCCCAGTGGAGGTCATGGGCCTCCCAG Attccaggggtacatgtgcagggttgttacatggatatattgtgtga